A window of the Deltaproteobacteria bacterium genome harbors these coding sequences:
- the trpD gene encoding anthranilate phosphoribosyltransferase yields MNIQQAITRLVDGANLGEPEMVDVMNQVMTGEATPIQVAGFLTALRIQGETVEEVTGAARVMREKALHVEAGPGCVLDTCGTGGDGKNTFNISTTVAFVVAAAGITVAKHGNRAVSSGSGSADVLAELGVKIDVPKETVERCLREVGLGFLFAPMMHEAMKYAVAPRRELGIRTIFNLLGPLTNPARASHQLLGIYDGALIGTVAQVLGNLGSRRAMVVHGDEGLDEISLGGPTSVAEWKDGAVARYTLDPGEFGFEKCPAEGLTAADPADCAAIVTAVLKGEPGPARDVVLLNSGAALCVSERTDTITQGIDVARECIDSGAAMGKLEHLIRLTNET; encoded by the coding sequence ATGAACATCCAGCAAGCCATAACCCGCTTGGTGGACGGCGCCAACCTCGGCGAGCCGGAGATGGTGGACGTCATGAACCAAGTCATGACGGGAGAGGCGACGCCGATCCAGGTGGCCGGATTTCTGACCGCGTTGCGCATCCAGGGCGAGACCGTGGAGGAGGTGACGGGCGCCGCCCGGGTGATGCGCGAGAAGGCGTTGCACGTCGAGGCGGGCCCGGGCTGTGTGCTGGACACCTGCGGCACCGGCGGCGACGGCAAGAACACCTTCAACATCTCCACGACGGTGGCGTTCGTGGTGGCGGCCGCGGGCATCACCGTGGCCAAGCATGGCAACCGCGCCGTCTCCAGCGGTTCCGGCAGCGCGGACGTACTGGCCGAGCTCGGGGTGAAGATCGACGTTCCCAAGGAAACGGTGGAACGCTGCCTGCGCGAGGTCGGGCTGGGTTTCCTGTTCGCGCCGATGATGCACGAGGCCATGAAGTACGCCGTGGCGCCGCGCCGCGAGCTCGGCATACGGACCATCTTCAACCTCCTGGGCCCCCTCACCAACCCGGCCAGGGCCAGTCATCAACTCCTCGGCATCTATGACGGCGCGCTTATCGGGACCGTGGCGCAGGTCCTCGGCAACCTCGGCAGTCGACGCGCCATGGTGGTGCACGGCGACGAAGGCCTCGATGAGATCTCGCTGGGAGGCCCCACGTCGGTGGCGGAGTGGAAGGACGGAGCGGTTGCGCGCTATACGCTCGATCCCGGGGAGTTCGGTTTCGAGAAGTGCCCGGCGGAGGGGCTGACCGCCGCCGACCCGGCGGATTGCGCCGCCATCGTCACGGCGGTCCTGAAGGGCGAACCCGGGCCGGCGCGGGACGTGGTGCTGCTCAACAGCGGCGCGGCCCTGTGCGTGAGCGAGCGCACGGATACCATCACCCAAGGCATCGACGTGGCGCGGGAGTGCATCGATTCGGGAGCCGCGATGGGAAAGCTCGAACACCTGATCCGCCTGACCAATGAAACATAA
- the trpC gene encoding indole-3-glycerol phosphate synthase TrpC — protein sequence MKHNGAQPPSNDILQRIAAHVRAELETRRHEHPVKALMDRALYHEPRRGFREALSRPARHVIAEVKRASPSQGLIREDFDPVGIATRYEASGATAVSVVTEERFFEGSLLYLSEIREKVALPLLRKDFVLDPYQLVEARAFGADAVLLIAAMLDDGAVESLHAEARSLALDVLVEVHSERELDTALRIGASIIGINNRDLRTFEVDLAVAETLLPRIPPDVVAVCESGIKDVAHVERIEAAGGRAFLVGETLMRAPDPGAKLAELLGTAAAHGQG from the coding sequence ATGAAACATAACGGCGCCCAGCCTCCCAGCAACGATATTCTCCAACGGATCGCCGCGCACGTCCGCGCGGAGCTCGAAACACGCCGCCACGAACACCCGGTGAAGGCGCTGATGGACCGCGCGCTCTACCATGAACCGCGCCGCGGCTTCCGCGAGGCGCTGTCCCGCCCCGCCCGGCACGTCATCGCCGAGGTGAAGCGGGCGTCGCCGTCCCAAGGGCTGATCCGCGAGGACTTCGACCCCGTCGGCATCGCCACCCGTTATGAAGCCAGTGGGGCCACGGCCGTTTCGGTGGTGACCGAGGAGCGCTTCTTCGAGGGCTCGCTGCTGTACCTTTCGGAGATCCGGGAGAAGGTCGCCCTGCCCCTCCTCAGGAAAGATTTCGTGCTCGACCCCTACCAGCTCGTGGAGGCGCGCGCCTTTGGCGCGGACGCCGTTCTGCTGATCGCCGCCATGCTCGACGACGGCGCCGTGGAATCCCTGCACGCCGAAGCGCGCTCCCTGGCCCTGGACGTTCTGGTGGAGGTGCACTCGGAGCGCGAGCTGGATACGGCCCTGAGAATCGGCGCCTCCATCATCGGCATCAACAACCGCGACCTGCGCACCTTCGAGGTGGATCTCGCGGTCGCCGAGACGCTCCTGCCCCGGATACCGCCGGACGTTGTCGCGGTATGCGAGAGCGGCATCAAGGACGTGGCCCATGTCGAGCGCATCGAGGCCGCCGGCGGCCGGGCGTTCCTCGTGGGCGAGACCCTGATGCGCGCCCCGGACCCGGGCGCCAAGCTCGCGGAGCTTCTCGGAACGGCCGCCGCCCATGGTCAAGGTTAA
- a CDS encoding SPOR domain-containing protein — MANHRKATVRGSVYFSRGQLFGVASLFVGAAAVIFFFGILIGQSIEERKLVRKGDAGVTVPVNPAAPGDDQEMTFYETLTQQPPPKAGVPAAQTPPADDGKTPWTVQVAAADTRARADRMAAELKKRGYDSYVTSGQLNRKTFYRVRVGRYRSRQEAMVELQRLKKDKYDPMIMGTQ; from the coding sequence ATGGCCAACCATCGAAAGGCGACGGTCCGCGGTAGCGTCTACTTCAGCCGCGGGCAGCTCTTCGGCGTAGCGTCGCTCTTCGTCGGCGCGGCCGCCGTCATCTTCTTCTTCGGCATCCTCATCGGACAGAGCATCGAGGAGCGCAAGCTCGTGCGCAAGGGGGACGCCGGGGTCACGGTGCCGGTCAACCCGGCTGCGCCCGGCGACGACCAGGAGATGACCTTCTACGAAACGTTGACGCAACAGCCCCCGCCCAAGGCCGGCGTCCCCGCCGCGCAGACCCCGCCCGCCGACGACGGCAAGACTCCATGGACCGTGCAGGTGGCCGCCGCCGACACCCGGGCACGGGCGGACAGAATGGCGGCGGAGCTCAAGAAGCGCGGCTATGATTCGTATGTCACCTCCGGGCAACTCAACCGCAAGACCTTCTACCGGGTCCGGGTGGGGCGGTACCGAAGCCGCCAGGAGGCCATGGTCGAGCTTCAGCGGCTCAAGAAGGACAAGTACGACCCGATGATCATGGGGACCCAATGA
- a CDS encoding bifunctional folylpolyglutamate synthase/dihydrofolate synthase: MNAYRKSLDLIFNLSGRETDLRHDLRLERVSAALALFDNPQHRFCVCHVAGTNGKGSTAAMIHAVLSAQGHRVGLYTSPHLEAFTERIRVGRRPIPQAAVTSLVREVAEKTRQASIALTFFEFVTVMAFLHFARQEVDAAVVEVGLGGRLDATNVVRPSVCVVTTISRDHERFLGTRIGDIAREKGGIIKTGVPVVFGALPPAAKRMLHRIAREREAPIREWRKDFSVVLRLPDRFDYHGREWRLEGLRLGLRGEYQRHNAGVALAALEILNAVLPVSAKAVRRGLASVRWPGRFELLPGIPPVLLDGAHNPGGVETLVDEVRGLFGDRKVRLLFASMGDKGWRSMLRALCAVSREVVLTRNPSPRGAAPEALRAAVPRGLPVTVTEDPAEAIARLMKDRRRHDDPILVAGSLYLVGAVRAVVLRRRRDQAAATVTRDNASAAGRGPRR, from the coding sequence GTGAACGCCTATCGGAAGAGTCTCGATCTCATTTTCAATCTGAGCGGCCGCGAGACCGACCTGCGGCACGACCTGCGGCTCGAACGCGTGTCCGCGGCCCTGGCGCTCTTCGACAATCCCCAGCACCGCTTCTGCGTCTGTCACGTCGCCGGGACCAACGGCAAGGGCTCCACCGCGGCGATGATCCACGCCGTCCTTTCGGCTCAGGGTCATCGCGTGGGCCTCTACACCTCGCCTCACCTGGAGGCGTTCACCGAACGCATCCGTGTCGGCAGGCGGCCCATCCCTCAGGCCGCGGTGACCTCCCTGGTGCGGGAGGTCGCCGAAAAGACACGGCAAGCCTCCATCGCGCTCACGTTCTTCGAGTTCGTCACGGTCATGGCTTTCCTGCACTTCGCGCGGCAAGAGGTGGACGCGGCGGTGGTGGAGGTGGGGCTGGGCGGCAGGCTGGATGCCACCAACGTCGTCCGGCCGAGCGTATGCGTGGTGACGACGATCTCCCGGGACCACGAACGTTTCCTCGGCACGCGCATCGGAGATATCGCGCGGGAGAAGGGCGGCATCATCAAGACCGGAGTCCCGGTGGTGTTCGGCGCCTTGCCGCCGGCCGCCAAACGCATGCTCCACCGCATCGCGCGCGAACGGGAAGCGCCGATCCGCGAGTGGCGCAAGGATTTCTCGGTCGTGCTGCGCCTGCCGGACCGGTTCGACTACCACGGCCGGGAGTGGCGCCTGGAAGGCTTGCGCCTGGGCTTGCGCGGCGAGTATCAACGGCATAACGCGGGGGTCGCCTTGGCGGCGCTGGAAATCCTGAACGCGGTCCTGCCCGTGAGCGCGAAGGCGGTCCGCCGCGGACTGGCTTCGGTGCGCTGGCCGGGGCGCTTCGAGCTTCTGCCGGGAATCCCCCCGGTGCTGCTGGACGGGGCCCACAATCCGGGCGGGGTCGAGACCTTGGTGGACGAAGTCCGGGGTCTCTTCGGCGACCGCAAGGTGCGCCTCTTGTTCGCCAGCATGGGGGACAAGGGCTGGCGGTCCATGCTGCGGGCGCTCTGCGCCGTGTCCCGGGAAGTGGTGTTGACTCGCAACCCGTCTCCGCGGGGGGCGGCGCCGGAGGCCCTCCGCGCGGCGGTGCCGCGGGGGCTGCCGGTGACGGTGACGGAAGATCCCGCCGAGGCCATCGCCAGGCTGATGAAGGACCGCCGGCGGCACGATGATCCGATTCTGGTGGCGGGGTCCTTGTACCTCGTGGGCGCGGTGCGCGCGGTCGTGTTGCGCCGTCGGCGCGACCAGGCCGCCGCCACCGTGACGCGGGACAACGCGAGCGCGGCCGGGAGGGGTCCGCGCCGATAG
- a CDS encoding phosphoribosylanthranilate isomerase, with product MVKVKICGVTNAEDAFKAVEYGADALGFNFYPPSPRYIEPEAAAAILRDLPAGLCTAGLFVNESRQHVKTVLRSCRSKGGAGLTAVQFHGDEERDYCARWPLKVIKAFRVRDPETLGQIGEYPVDYYLLDSWSAGFGGSGAAFTWSWLTVPLARPVILAGGLGVDNVSTAVRELEPFGVDVCTGVEAAPGRKDHPRMKEFIAAAKAA from the coding sequence ATGGTCAAGGTTAAGATCTGCGGCGTCACCAACGCCGAGGATGCGTTCAAGGCGGTGGAGTACGGCGCCGATGCGTTGGGCTTCAACTTCTATCCGCCCAGTCCCCGCTACATCGAGCCGGAAGCCGCCGCCGCGATCCTCCGGGATCTGCCCGCCGGGCTCTGCACCGCCGGACTCTTCGTCAACGAGTCGCGGCAACACGTGAAGACCGTGCTCCGATCCTGCCGGTCAAAGGGCGGCGCCGGCCTCACCGCCGTGCAGTTCCACGGCGACGAGGAGCGCGACTACTGCGCCCGCTGGCCGCTCAAGGTGATCAAGGCGTTCCGCGTGCGCGACCCGGAGACCCTGGGGCAAATCGGTGAGTATCCGGTGGACTACTACCTGCTCGACTCCTGGAGCGCGGGCTTCGGCGGCTCGGGCGCCGCGTTCACCTGGAGCTGGTTGACGGTCCCCCTGGCGCGGCCGGTCATTCTCGCCGGCGGGCTTGGCGTTGACAACGTGAGCACGGCGGTGCGCGAACTCGAACCCTTCGGCGTGGACGTGTGCACCGGCGTCGAAGCCGCTCCGGGCCGCAAGGACCACCCGCGCATGAAAGAGTTCATCGCGGCGGCCAAGGCGGCGTGA
- a CDS encoding DNA-directed RNA polymerase subunit alpha yields MSKHWSELIKPEGIEVDEKSLDSTYGKFVGEPFERGFGQTIGNSLRRILLSSLRGAAITSVQIENALHEFSTIPGATEDVSEIILNLKEVRLKLHDTDREVVRIEATGPKEVLAGDIIRSAQVEVLNPDHRIAFLSKEGRLNANMVVRGGQGYVPAERNREEELPVDTIFMDAVFSPIRKVNFTVTNARVGQRTDYDKLVLEVWTDGSEKPEDALAYAARILQDQVAIFAEFAEGPQMAEVEAVTEAGTLNENLFRAVEDLEFSVRAQNCLQNANLKYIGELVQKSEQEMLKTKNFGRKSLNEIKELLGELGLELGMKLDHFPSREELEARKQAEQKETA; encoded by the coding sequence ATGTCGAAGCACTGGAGTGAACTGATCAAGCCGGAAGGCATCGAGGTTGACGAGAAGAGCCTGGACTCGACCTATGGGAAGTTTGTCGGCGAACCCTTCGAACGAGGCTTCGGCCAGACCATCGGCAACAGTCTGCGCCGCATCCTGCTCTCGTCACTCAGGGGTGCCGCCATTACTTCCGTACAGATCGAGAACGCCCTGCATGAGTTTTCCACCATCCCGGGCGCCACGGAAGACGTCTCCGAGATCATCCTGAACCTCAAGGAGGTGCGCCTCAAGCTGCACGATACCGACCGTGAGGTCGTTCGTATCGAAGCAACGGGGCCCAAGGAGGTGTTGGCCGGGGATATCATCCGGAGCGCGCAGGTGGAGGTGCTCAACCCGGATCACCGCATCGCGTTCCTTTCCAAGGAAGGACGCCTGAACGCCAACATGGTGGTGCGCGGGGGTCAGGGATACGTGCCCGCGGAGCGTAACCGGGAAGAGGAACTGCCCGTCGACACGATCTTCATGGATGCCGTGTTCTCACCGATCCGCAAGGTCAACTTCACGGTGACCAATGCCCGGGTCGGCCAACGCACGGACTACGACAAGCTGGTTCTGGAAGTGTGGACGGACGGCAGCGAGAAGCCCGAGGATGCGCTCGCGTACGCCGCGCGAATCCTGCAAGACCAGGTTGCCATCTTCGCCGAGTTCGCCGAAGGACCGCAGATGGCGGAGGTCGAGGCGGTGACTGAGGCCGGTACGCTCAACGAGAACCTCTTCCGCGCGGTGGAGGACCTGGAGTTCTCCGTCCGGGCGCAGAACTGCCTGCAGAACGCCAACTTGAAGTACATCGGCGAGTTGGTGCAGAAGAGCGAGCAGGAGATGCTCAAGACGAAGAATTTCGGGCGGAAGTCTCTCAACGAGATCAAGGAGTTGCTCGGCGAGCTGGGGCTGGAGTTGGGAATGAAGCTGGACCACTTCCCGAGCCGCGAAGAGCTGGAGGCCCGCAAGCAGGCCGAGCAGAAGGAGACAGCGTAG